Proteins from a single region of Chryseobacterium sp. T16E-39:
- a CDS encoding RagB/SusD family nutrient uptake outer membrane protein: MKSKFLNINTILLSVSVLALVGCTNLDEKVIDEVLGSEVADPEAALAAAYSQLGEGTFVDHGSVFALQEYSTDEALLPTRGSDWGDGGKWRAMHEFTWDANSDVVKTTWNQLNFGITKSLTAISSASKSNGNNKALFLAEAKGLLAYYTYTTIDLFGQAPYRDPDNINAPIEIRKAETTIDALITEVEGLIPNLADIKTQNTHAGRFTKQAAYALLADMYLNRTVIKNKATSNYNFLEPAVSGSGTDMDKVITYSNLLINNPNFSLESNYFHNFDINNDTSKEMIFTIVQKKIASSDKGSDNDLAYMSMERIQKPSPDNRGTNANCITPEFYYSWDGNHDDPRFQRTYQYEDGTWFKNDGTDVSVPSTSKVEGTGKPWFHFNRGLQVGQQYGPKILQNGNFDLTPDGRIKVYKLFTEKNTTLAADFTPELNFDNPSESVFTQAQINRGVRNFKFEFDPGYGNNGTSGMDVPLYRLGTIYMMRAEAFFRSGNVGAALADVNKLRTSRTRESLYNSAPGVAIASLDANILFKESGYELYWEMYRRKAMIRFNKFDLPGTAKPASQPYRRIFPIPQATLDASPDFKQNPGY, from the coding sequence ATGAAATCTAAATTTTTAAATATTAATACCATCCTTTTATCCGTTTCTGTACTGGCTTTAGTTGGATGTACAAATCTGGATGAAAAAGTAATCGATGAGGTTTTGGGTTCTGAAGTTGCGGACCCTGAAGCTGCTCTGGCTGCTGCTTATAGCCAGCTTGGAGAAGGAACTTTTGTAGACCATGGAAGTGTTTTTGCTTTACAGGAATATTCTACGGATGAGGCATTGTTGCCTACAAGAGGAAGTGACTGGGGAGATGGTGGAAAATGGAGAGCAATGCACGAATTTACGTGGGATGCGAACAGTGATGTTGTAAAGACAACCTGGAATCAATTGAACTTTGGAATTACAAAGTCATTAACAGCCATATCAAGTGCCAGCAAAAGTAATGGAAACAATAAAGCTTTGTTTTTAGCGGAGGCAAAAGGATTGTTGGCTTATTATACTTATACTACAATTGATTTGTTTGGACAGGCTCCTTATAGAGACCCGGACAATATCAATGCTCCGATTGAGATCCGAAAAGCGGAAACTACAATTGATGCTTTAATTACTGAAGTTGAAGGGCTTATTCCCAACTTAGCAGATATTAAAACTCAAAATACACATGCCGGAAGATTCACAAAACAGGCAGCTTATGCACTTTTAGCAGATATGTATCTGAACAGGACTGTTATAAAGAATAAAGCAACCAGTAATTACAACTTTTTAGAGCCGGCAGTGAGTGGAAGTGGAACAGATATGGATAAAGTGATTACATATTCTAATTTGTTGATTAATAATCCTAATTTCAGCTTAGAATCTAATTATTTCCACAATTTTGATATCAATAATGATACAAGCAAGGAAATGATCTTTACTATTGTTCAGAAAAAAATTGCGAGTTCAGACAAAGGTTCAGACAATGATCTGGCTTATATGTCAATGGAAAGAATTCAGAAGCCGTCACCGGACAACAGAGGAACAAATGCAAATTGTATTACTCCGGAATTCTATTATTCATGGGATGGAAATCATGATGATCCCCGTTTCCAGAGAACCTATCAATATGAAGACGGAACATGGTTTAAAAATGATGGAACAGACGTAAGTGTGCCATCAACAAGTAAGGTAGAAGGAACAGGAAAACCTTGGTTTCATTTCAACAGAGGTTTGCAGGTTGGGCAGCAGTATGGTCCTAAAATTCTTCAGAATGGAAACTTTGATCTGACTCCTGACGGAAGAATTAAGGTATATAAATTGTTTACAGAAAAAAACACAACGCTTGCTGCAGATTTTACTCCTGAGCTGAATTTTGATAATCCTTCAGAATCTGTATTTACACAGGCTCAGATTAACAGAGGGGTAAGAAACTTCAAATTTGAATTTGACCCAGGCTATGGAAACAACGGAACAAGCGGAATGGATGTACCATTATACCGATTGGGAACAATTTATATGATGAGAGCAGAGGCTTTTTTCAGAAGCGGAAACGTGGGGGCTGCGTTGGCTGACGTTAATAAACTAAGAACGAGCAGAACCCGTGAATCTTTATACAACAGTGCTCCTGGAGTTGCAATTGCCTCTTTAGATGCTAATATTTTATTTAAAGAATCGGGATACGAATTGTATTGGGAAATGTACAGAAGAAAAGCGATGATCAGATTCAATAAATTTGATCTTCCGGGAACAGCTAAGCCTGCTTCTCAACCTTACAGAAGAATCTTCCCGATCCCTCAGGCAACGCTTGATGCGTCTCCGGATTTTAAACAGAACCCTGGATACTAA
- a CDS encoding phosphatidylinositol-specific phospholipase C1-like protein: protein MKKAAALFLYLTPLYLVWSQKQNLDDLKMNEIQVIGSHNSYKKAILPEVYSYLAKKDSLHALPRIQYEHIAIPKQLDLGLRNLEIDVYADSKGGKYAHPKILDLVKTAQPFDSEGKMKKPGYKMIHITDIDYQTWYYTLEDCLTDLKKWSEAHPDHDPIFITLEPKDGKANRFGTEPEHYTSKLFDDLDNELKKYLGRNKIIAPDDIRGSYKTLNEAVLHKNWPKVKEVKGKFLFVLDNNGENRDVYMKGHPSLKGRMVFTNSTPGTPESAVLFMNDPSSKINELVQQGYIIRTRADADTMEARSEDYSRFEKAKESGAQIISTDYYLPSKLFKSNYKISFEDNTYERRNPVNAQ, encoded by the coding sequence ATGAAAAAGGCAGCCGCTCTATTTCTCTATTTAACTCCACTTTATCTGGTATGGTCACAAAAGCAGAATTTAGATGATCTGAAGATGAATGAAATCCAGGTTATAGGTTCACATAACAGCTACAAAAAAGCAATTCTTCCTGAAGTTTATTCTTATTTGGCAAAAAAAGACAGCTTACATGCTTTGCCTCGAATTCAATATGAACATATTGCAATACCGAAGCAATTAGATTTAGGATTACGCAACCTTGAAATTGATGTATATGCTGACAGCAAGGGTGGAAAATATGCACATCCAAAAATTTTAGATCTTGTAAAAACAGCACAGCCTTTCGATTCTGAAGGGAAAATGAAAAAGCCGGGATATAAAATGATTCATATCACAGATATTGATTATCAAACATGGTATTACACTTTAGAAGATTGTTTGACAGATTTAAAAAAATGGTCTGAGGCACATCCAGACCATGATCCCATTTTCATTACATTGGAGCCCAAAGATGGCAAAGCCAACAGATTCGGAACAGAACCGGAACATTATACATCAAAACTCTTTGATGATCTCGATAACGAATTAAAAAAATATCTTGGTAGAAATAAAATTATTGCACCCGACGACATTCGGGGTTCTTACAAAACCCTAAACGAAGCTGTTCTTCACAAAAACTGGCCAAAAGTAAAAGAAGTCAAAGGAAAATTTCTATTTGTACTGGATAACAATGGAGAAAACCGGGATGTCTATATGAAAGGACATCCTTCACTAAAAGGAAGAATGGTATTTACCAATTCAACTCCGGGAACCCCTGAATCAGCTGTTTTATTTATGAATGACCCAAGTTCGAAAATCAACGAGTTGGTACAACAGGGTTATATTATTAGAACAAGGGCAGACGCAGATACAATGGAAGCAAGAAGTGAGGATTATTCAAGATTTGAAAAAGCTAAAGAAAGTGGTGCTCAGATCATCTCCACCGACTATTATCTACCTAGCAAGCTTTTCAAATCCAATTATAAAATCAGTTTTGAAGACAATACCTACGAGAGAAGAAATCCAGTAAACGCACAATAA
- a CDS encoding SusC/RagA family TonB-linked outer membrane protein, which produces MYHKINFFKFKKLIPIALIFLVANQANAEGFTRISPVYSQVNETISGTVLDQEGTPIEGAKITVAETGVTATSDASGNFTISASIGQTLSVSYDGYEVQKTKISSTTISFSLKSKKAATSIEEVTLVGYGSQKKSDLTGAVSQLKAENFKEGMNISVDNLMQGKIAGVRIVQSSGEPGAGVNVSIRGIGSIRSGSTPLFVVDGVPLSNDAVSASGPNVGLGNAGAKNPLNFLNTSDIESITVLKDASAAAIYGARGSNGVVLVTTKRGKKGDPMFTYDTYLGFSSVIKKLDLMSADQYRAAGIDKSYDHGGNTDWQDEIYRNAVSQNHSVSFSKSTETGNYFASISHMDQDGIVLNSGFKRTTARLNAEESFFDNKRLKVKLNLTASDIRETGIPNGGNAGSDGQVIIHALMANPTRSVYDQNGNYTNFNMNAHYNPLYLLSVYNDKTNTFRVLGNTEATLRILPGLNYKFNLGIDKTMSERNTTMYPNITDRTPKGVYVQANLDSYNILLEHYLTYDFNFNKHNFSALGGFSYQKFKSTGTYFGVKDIAAQGAGIAPEINPGYSGTAFVPGAGYAQENELQSYFGRVNYNFDKKYLLTASLRADGSTRFGKNNKYGYFPSVAVGWTISNENFLKDSQIINELKLRGSWGQTGNQEVPNKITQASSSLTQASGYYLYPNLDLINGVSINRTVNPDLKWEVVEQTNIGADFSLWKNKLYGSLEYYNKTTKDPILNIPSRPLSPTSTVWKNVDAEIVNKGFEFSLGSEIIKNENFTWTMDVNGATVNNEVKNLPVSAIYSGEVSGPGLSGVTANIYKNGYEAGSFYMYNYLGVDANGKYIYEDINGDGRIDQNDRKIFEGAIPNFTFGINSYMKYKKFDFSFSFIGQTGGYLVNNTALDLNINNLASDRNVLKNFYDSGASFTNQPQLSSLYLEKSDFLRLNNVRLGYTFDIHQLKFLRSINLYVSAQNLFTITSYTGYDPLVDTNKQVGGNQSLGIDYTTYPSAKTFILGATVKF; this is translated from the coding sequence ATGTACCACAAAATTAATTTTTTTAAATTTAAAAAGCTAATTCCAATAGCATTAATCTTTCTGGTTGCCAATCAGGCTAATGCAGAAGGGTTTACCAGAATTAGCCCTGTTTACTCACAGGTAAATGAGACCATTTCCGGAACCGTTCTGGATCAGGAGGGAACACCTATAGAAGGCGCAAAAATTACAGTTGCAGAAACGGGAGTTACAGCTACCTCTGATGCATCGGGAAACTTTACGATCTCGGCATCTATCGGACAAACCTTATCCGTCTCTTATGATGGCTATGAAGTTCAAAAAACAAAAATCTCAAGCACCACTATTTCTTTTAGTTTAAAATCTAAAAAAGCAGCGACTTCCATTGAAGAAGTGACTTTAGTAGGATATGGTTCTCAGAAAAAATCTGACTTGACAGGAGCTGTAAGTCAGTTGAAGGCCGAAAATTTCAAAGAGGGAATGAACATTTCTGTCGATAACTTAATGCAGGGCAAGATTGCCGGTGTTCGTATTGTACAATCAAGCGGTGAGCCGGGAGCGGGAGTGAATGTTTCCATCAGGGGAATTGGTTCGATCAGAAGTGGAAGCACCCCTTTGTTTGTTGTAGATGGGGTTCCTTTGAGTAATGATGCAGTAAGCGCGTCGGGACCAAACGTTGGTTTAGGAAATGCAGGGGCAAAAAACCCATTGAACTTTTTGAATACATCAGATATTGAATCAATCACTGTCTTGAAAGACGCTTCTGCTGCGGCCATTTATGGAGCAAGAGGATCGAATGGAGTTGTTTTGGTAACGACGAAAAGAGGGAAAAAAGGAGATCCAATGTTTACTTATGATACCTATCTGGGATTTTCTTCAGTGATTAAAAAGCTTGATTTAATGTCAGCGGATCAATACAGGGCAGCTGGAATAGATAAATCTTACGATCATGGTGGAAATACAGACTGGCAGGATGAGATCTATAGAAATGCAGTTTCTCAGAATCACTCAGTATCTTTCTCAAAATCTACAGAAACGGGAAATTATTTTGCTTCAATTTCCCACATGGATCAGGATGGTATCGTTCTGAATAGTGGTTTTAAAAGAACAACAGCCCGTTTAAATGCTGAAGAATCTTTCTTTGATAATAAGAGATTAAAGGTTAAACTAAATCTTACGGCGAGTGATATTAGAGAAACCGGAATCCCTAATGGCGGAAATGCTGGGTCTGATGGTCAGGTAATTATTCATGCATTGATGGCGAATCCTACCCGTTCTGTATATGACCAGAATGGAAATTACACAAATTTCAACATGAACGCTCATTACAATCCTTTGTACTTACTGAGTGTTTATAATGATAAAACCAACACATTCAGAGTACTGGGAAATACGGAAGCAACGTTGAGGATCTTGCCGGGATTAAATTATAAATTCAATTTAGGGATTGATAAAACAATGTCTGAAAGAAATACAACAATGTATCCGAACATTACGGACAGAACGCCAAAAGGAGTATATGTTCAGGCAAATCTTGATTCATATAATATACTTTTAGAACATTATTTGACCTATGATTTTAACTTCAACAAACATAACTTTAGTGCCTTAGGAGGTTTCTCTTATCAGAAATTCAAATCTACAGGAACTTATTTTGGAGTAAAAGATATTGCTGCGCAGGGAGCGGGAATTGCTCCGGAAATTAATCCTGGATACTCAGGAACTGCTTTTGTCCCGGGAGCTGGCTATGCTCAGGAAAATGAATTGCAGTCATATTTCGGGAGAGTAAATTACAATTTTGATAAGAAATATTTATTAACGGCTTCATTGAGAGCAGACGGTTCTACCCGTTTTGGAAAGAATAACAAATATGGATATTTCCCTTCTGTTGCCGTAGGTTGGACGATTTCTAATGAAAACTTCTTGAAAGATTCTCAAATCATTAATGAATTAAAATTGAGAGGAAGCTGGGGACAGACAGGTAACCAGGAAGTTCCGAATAAAATTACACAGGCGAGTTCTTCGTTGACACAGGCTTCAGGGTATTATTTATATCCAAATTTAGATTTGATCAATGGAGTTTCGATCAACAGAACCGTGAATCCTGATTTGAAATGGGAGGTTGTAGAGCAAACGAATATTGGTGCTGATTTCAGCCTATGGAAAAACAAATTGTATGGATCATTGGAATATTACAACAAGACCACCAAAGATCCTATCCTCAATATCCCTTCAAGACCACTAAGCCCTACAAGTACTGTTTGGAAAAATGTTGATGCTGAAATCGTCAATAAAGGTTTTGAATTCTCCTTAGGTTCAGAAATTATTAAAAATGAAAATTTCACATGGACCATGGATGTAAATGGGGCAACGGTAAATAATGAGGTGAAAAATCTTCCAGTTTCCGCCATTTATTCAGGTGAGGTATCAGGACCTGGACTTTCCGGGGTGACTGCCAATATCTATAAAAACGGATATGAAGCAGGATCTTTCTATATGTATAATTATTTAGGGGTTGATGCGAATGGGAAATATATTTATGAAGATATAAATGGAGATGGAAGAATTGATCAGAATGACAGAAAGATTTTCGAAGGTGCTATTCCGAATTTCACGTTTGGGATCAATTCTTATATGAAATACAAGAAGTTTGATTTTTCATTCTCTTTCATTGGACAAACAGGAGGGTATTTGGTAAATAATACTGCATTGGACTTAAATATCAACAACTTAGCTTCAGATAGAAACGTTTTGAAAAACTTCTATGATTCAGGGGCAAGCTTTACCAATCAGCCACAATTGTCTTCTTTATATCTTGAAAAATCTGATTTCCTTCGTTTGAACAACGTAAGACTAGGGTATACTTTCGATATCCACCAACTGAAGTTTTTAAGAAGCATCAATCTGTATGTAAGTGCACAGAATTTATTTACAATTACCAGCTATACAGGTTATGATCCACTTGTAGATACCAACAAACAGGTTGGAGGAAATCAGTCTTTGGGAATTGATTATACAACATATCCGTCTGCAAAAACTTTCATTTTGGGGGCAACTGTTAAATTTTAA
- a CDS encoding PepSY-associated TM helix domain-containing protein, producing MKKKHHPKKKPGFFKKWSAKLHLWFGLGIGFLIFIISITGALYVFKDEIENITRKDVIYHNEQNIDQKQILPIRVLEKSVTQQVKEKYPVHWVNIPIDKKMSYVFYWYEHNNNAWNYFDEFPVYKAAYVNPYNGKVLRTYDEKNGFFQIVKMIHWSYLLKQDWGTYVVGIPVIIFVIMLITGIILWWPKNKAARKQRFSFKWKNIKSWKRKNYDLHNILGFYASIFALIFSITGLFYAFFVVQAAIYVIFSGGNTVYPDFSNIKTKAPIELRTEGTLDKISNTVKAKYPDSFGFAIDLGHEHMDDHEHPNFEVYVKHLSYSYHKSSSLIFDENSGELLHTHDPKDKNFGEKTVGANYDIHVGSILGLPTKIIAFIVSLICASLPVTGFLVWWGRRKKKTPKTA from the coding sequence ATGAAGAAAAAGCATCATCCTAAAAAAAAGCCGGGATTTTTTAAAAAATGGTCCGCCAAACTGCATTTGTGGTTCGGACTGGGAATTGGTTTTTTAATTTTCATCATTTCCATTACCGGAGCATTATATGTTTTTAAAGATGAAATTGAAAATATAACGCGAAAAGATGTTATCTACCACAACGAGCAGAATATCGATCAAAAGCAGATCCTACCTATCAGGGTACTGGAAAAATCTGTTACACAACAGGTAAAGGAAAAATATCCTGTTCATTGGGTCAACATCCCTATTGACAAAAAAATGTCCTATGTTTTTTACTGGTATGAGCATAATAATAATGCATGGAACTATTTTGATGAATTTCCAGTTTACAAAGCAGCCTATGTAAATCCTTACAACGGAAAAGTCTTAAGAACTTATGATGAAAAGAATGGATTTTTCCAAATTGTAAAGATGATCCACTGGAGTTATCTGCTAAAGCAGGATTGGGGAACGTATGTAGTAGGAATTCCTGTCATTATCTTTGTCATCATGCTGATCACAGGAATTATTCTATGGTGGCCTAAAAATAAAGCTGCAAGAAAACAACGTTTTTCGTTTAAATGGAAAAACATTAAAAGCTGGAAAAGAAAGAATTATGACCTCCACAATATACTAGGCTTTTATGCCTCTATCTTTGCCTTAATATTTTCTATTACAGGGCTATTTTATGCATTCTTTGTTGTACAGGCTGCTATTTATGTTATTTTCTCAGGCGGAAATACCGTTTACCCGGACTTTTCGAATATTAAAACAAAAGCTCCTATAGAACTCAGAACGGAAGGAACTTTAGATAAGATCAGCAATACCGTTAAAGCAAAGTATCCTGATTCTTTTGGCTTTGCTATCGATCTGGGGCATGAACATATGGATGATCATGAACATCCAAATTTTGAAGTCTACGTAAAGCATCTTTCGTATTCTTACCATAAAAGCAGCAGTTTAATTTTTGATGAAAATTCTGGTGAACTCCTTCATACTCACGATCCTAAAGACAAAAATTTCGGAGAAAAAACGGTAGGAGCTAATTATGACATTCACGTCGGATCTATTTTAGGCCTTCCTACAAAGATCATTGCCTTTATTGTGAGTCTTATATGTGCCTCATTACCAGTGACTGGATTCCTGGTTTGGTGGGGAAGGAGAAAAAAGAAAACACCCAAAACAGCTTAA
- a CDS encoding metallophosphoesterase family protein, with protein sequence MFKKGILSTLLFAFTYLSAQQKPVQIAFLSDVHFQDLYGRFSDNDFKGIVNPKTGKATILRTMNSQLHSTRVFNENYFAFLKALDDIAAKGIKIVAMPGDFSDDGQTYNLRGLHRILDSYHKKYGINFYLTTGNHDPVGPFHQDAGKDDFLGKDGSPLAIYSKENLTRTKNHIITKDIAESGYVEILDELKDFGFYPGKENLYWSTPFDDHPYSNYSYDNAQHYADYSNRMYEVSKGFSVPDLSYVVEPVKGVWMIAIDGNTYIPKDRQRRPEDAGNYKGASIGYNNVLTHKQHLIQWVKKIVKEAKTNGKTLIAFTHYPMIDFNDGATHEIKNLLGEKKWQLERVPEEEVAKEFLDAGLQIHFAGHMHINDTGISKRGGKMLVNVQVPSLAAYLPSYKILTIHSQDILEVKTEVVNNVPHFNELFPLYEKEYEALQRSQDKILWNKDILKTKSYHDFMLFHLKELVRLRMIPDDWPKDFIEKTTSLSGKDLLFLSQNSKSELSIKGIDMNSLERWHFEDLLLDLYKFQSADELARKDISKERLKEYQILIKSFEQSKSQDPFVLQIKSVFRILSLLSTGDPSDHFEINLKKQAIKRL encoded by the coding sequence ATGTTTAAAAAAGGAATTCTCTCTACTTTACTTTTTGCTTTTACTTATTTATCTGCACAACAAAAACCAGTGCAAATTGCTTTTCTTTCAGATGTACATTTTCAGGATTTGTATGGCCGTTTTTCTGATAATGACTTTAAAGGAATTGTTAATCCTAAAACAGGAAAAGCAACTATTTTGAGAACCATGAATTCTCAGCTACATTCTACCAGAGTTTTTAATGAAAATTATTTTGCCTTTTTAAAAGCACTGGATGATATTGCCGCAAAAGGAATTAAAATTGTTGCTATGCCTGGAGATTTTTCGGATGACGGGCAAACGTATAATTTACGTGGACTGCACCGAATTCTTGATTCATATCATAAAAAATATGGGATCAATTTTTATTTGACTACAGGGAATCATGATCCAGTAGGACCTTTTCATCAGGATGCAGGGAAAGATGATTTTTTAGGAAAAGACGGATCACCCTTAGCAATTTACAGTAAAGAAAACCTTACCAGGACAAAGAATCATATCATCACGAAAGATATTGCAGAGTCAGGATATGTTGAAATTCTGGATGAATTAAAAGACTTTGGTTTTTATCCTGGAAAAGAAAATCTGTATTGGAGTACTCCGTTTGATGATCATCCTTATTCGAACTATTCTTATGATAACGCGCAGCATTACGCAGATTATTCGAATAGAATGTATGAGGTTTCGAAGGGGTTTTCGGTTCCTGATCTGAGTTATGTAGTAGAGCCTGTAAAAGGAGTCTGGATGATTGCAATTGATGGAAATACCTATATTCCTAAAGATCGTCAACGCAGGCCTGAAGATGCTGGAAATTATAAGGGAGCGAGTATTGGATACAATAATGTTTTGACCCATAAGCAACATTTGATTCAATGGGTAAAAAAGATTGTGAAGGAAGCAAAAACTAATGGTAAAACCTTAATTGCGTTTACGCATTATCCTATGATCGATTTTAATGATGGAGCAACACATGAGATTAAAAATCTATTAGGCGAAAAGAAATGGCAGTTGGAAAGAGTTCCCGAAGAGGAGGTTGCAAAGGAATTTCTAGATGCTGGTTTACAGATTCATTTTGCTGGACATATGCACATCAATGATACAGGAATTAGCAAGAGAGGCGGGAAGATGTTGGTCAATGTTCAGGTTCCTTCATTAGCTGCTTATTTACCCAGCTATAAAATACTTACAATTCATTCTCAGGATATCTTAGAAGTTAAGACCGAAGTTGTAAATAATGTTCCTCATTTTAACGAGCTATTTCCTTTGTATGAAAAGGAATATGAGGCTTTACAAAGAAGCCAGGATAAAATTTTGTGGAACAAGGATATTCTAAAGACAAAATCTTATCACGATTTCATGTTGTTTCATTTGAAAGAATTGGTTCGGTTACGAATGATCCCGGATGACTGGCCAAAAGATTTTATAGAAAAGACAACATCTTTAAGTGGGAAAGATCTGCTTTTCCTTTCTCAAAATTCAAAATCTGAATTGTCAATAAAGGGAATAGATATGAATTCACTTGAGAGATGGCATTTTGAAGACTTGTTGCTTGATCTGTACAAATTTCAATCTGCAGATGAATTGGCGAGGAAAGATATCTCGAAAGAAAGGTTGAAAGAGTATCAGATTCTTATCAAATCCTTTGAACAAAGTAAATCTCAGGACCCTTTTGTTTTACAAATAAAATCTGTTTTCAGGATCTTGTCACTTCTATCGACTGGAGATCCTTCTGATCATTTTGAAATTAACCTGAAAAAGCAGGCGATAAAAAGATTGTAA
- the msrA gene encoding peptide-methionine (S)-S-oxide reductase MsrA, with protein MDNNNLEQITFGGGCFWCVESCFNMLKGVTSAISGYSGGHKNNPTYEEVCTGETGHAEVVQITYDPAIISYEQLMDVFFFLHDPTQLNRQGNDIGTQYRSVIYYKDDAEKAKAEEAIKVSEASGRWSGEYVTELTKFDTFWPAEQYHQGYYNENPTQPYCSAVVGPKIQKFKKYFGELGMLNEE; from the coding sequence ATGGATAACAATAATTTAGAGCAGATCACTTTCGGAGGCGGATGCTTCTGGTGTGTAGAAAGCTGTTTCAATATGCTGAAGGGTGTTACATCTGCTATTTCAGGATATTCCGGAGGTCACAAAAACAATCCAACTTATGAGGAAGTATGTACCGGAGAGACAGGTCATGCTGAAGTGGTACAGATCACTTATGATCCTGCCATAATATCTTATGAACAGCTTATGGATGTTTTCTTCTTCCTTCATGATCCGACCCAATTAAACAGACAGGGAAATGATATCGGTACACAATACCGTTCAGTTATCTACTATAAAGATGACGCTGAAAAGGCAAAAGCTGAAGAAGCCATTAAAGTATCTGAAGCATCAGGAAGATGGTCTGGAGAATACGTTACAGAATTGACAAAATTTGATACTTTCTGGCCAGCTGAGCAATACCATCAGGGATATTACAACGAAAACCCTACGCAACCTTATTGTAGTGCAGTGGTAGGTCCTAAAATTCAGAAGTTCAAAAAATATTTCGGAGAACTGGGAATGTTGAATGAGGAATAA
- a CDS encoding ROK family protein, with product MSLIDLSKHVALGIDIGGTNTKFGVVNHRGEVLEKGNLRTDEYEKVEDFIDALYEKVHPLIEKYGDEINFDGIGVGAPNGNYYTGTIEQAPNLPWKGVVPFAELMTAKFNMPCTITNDANAAAYGEMLFGAARGMKDFIMITLGTGVGSGIVASGKLIYGHDGFAGELGHTIVKPGGRKHWSTGSEGSLEAYASATGIAITAKKMRAEFPESILNQYPEEAINSKTVHECALKGDPIAIEVFRYTGQKLGEALANFVMFSSPEAILLFGGVIKAGDFILKPAKLHMERNLLSIFRNKVKLVFSELDEADAAILGASALVWEK from the coding sequence ATGTCATTAATAGATTTATCAAAACATGTTGCTCTAGGAATTGATATAGGAGGAACCAATACAAAGTTTGGAGTGGTTAACCACAGAGGAGAGGTTCTTGAAAAAGGAAACCTGAGAACGGACGAATATGAGAAGGTTGAAGATTTTATCGATGCTTTATATGAGAAGGTTCATCCCTTAATTGAAAAATACGGTGATGAAATCAACTTCGATGGAATTGGAGTCGGTGCTCCTAACGGGAACTATTATACAGGAACTATAGAACAGGCACCCAATTTACCTTGGAAAGGAGTTGTTCCCTTTGCAGAGTTAATGACAGCCAAATTCAATATGCCGTGTACCATTACCAATGATGCCAATGCAGCAGCTTATGGAGAAATGCTTTTCGGAGCAGCGCGTGGAATGAAGGATTTTATCATGATTACTTTAGGAACAGGAGTAGGAAGCGGAATTGTTGCCAGCGGAAAACTGATCTACGGACATGATGGATTTGCCGGAGAACTTGGCCACACGATTGTAAAACCAGGTGGAAGAAAACATTGGAGTACAGGTTCTGAAGGAAGTTTAGAGGCATACGCATCTGCAACGGGAATTGCGATTACCGCTAAAAAAATGAGAGCTGAATTTCCTGAATCAATCTTAAACCAATATCCTGAAGAAGCTATTAATTCTAAAACAGTGCACGAATGTGCTTTAAAAGGGGATCCGATAGCTATTGAAGTATTCAGATACACTGGACAGAAATTAGGTGAAGCTCTTGCTAACTTTGTGATGTTCTCTTCACCTGAAGCCATTCTTCTATTTGGAGGCGTTATCAAGGCTGGAGATTTTATTTTAAAACCGGCTAAACTTCATATGGAAAGAAACCTTCTTTCTATTTTCAGAAATAAAGTAAAGCTGGTTTTCAGTGAGCTTGATGAAGCAGATGCTGCTATTCTTGGAGCAAGTGCTTTAGTTTGGGAAAAATAA